The following coding sequences lie in one Azospirillum humicireducens genomic window:
- the rsfS gene encoding ribosome silencing factor, protein MKPLQEVGAITTHTETAATAPRPAAVPQILEPQDLKALIQASLDADQADDVTVIDLAGKTTFADYMVVASGRNTRHIAAMAMKLAEKLKQAGVRGVEMEGMAQCDWVLVDAGDVIVHLFKPEVRTFYNIEKMWGLDLPTPSGTARLSA, encoded by the coding sequence GTGAAACCGTTGCAAGAGGTTGGAGCCATCACCACGCACACCGAAACGGCCGCGACCGCTCCGCGGCCAGCCGCCGTTCCCCAGATCCTGGAACCGCAGGACCTGAAGGCGCTCATTCAGGCGTCGCTCGACGCCGATCAGGCGGATGACGTGACCGTCATCGATCTCGCCGGGAAAACCACCTTCGCCGATTACATGGTCGTGGCGTCGGGCCGCAACACGCGGCACATCGCCGCCATGGCGATGAAGCTGGCCGAAAAGCTGAAGCAGGCCGGCGTCCGCGGCGTCGAGATGGAAGGCATGGCCCAGTGCGACTGGGTGCTGGTCGATGCCGGCGACGTGATCGTCCACCTGTTCAAGCCGGAAGTCCGGACCTTCTACAACATCGAGAAGATGTGGGGTCTGGACCTGCCGACGCCGTCGGGCACGGCGCGGCTGAGCGCCTGA
- a CDS encoding nicotinate-nucleotide adenylyltransferase gives MLGGSFNPAHAGHRHISLFALKALGLDRVWWMVSPQNPLKSAAGMASLPERLAEARAVAAHPRIEVTALETALGTRFTADTLAKLQLRFPKTRFVWLMGADNLRQIPRWKLWTRIFDSVAVAVFARPTYSLNALSGKAAQRFTRRRVSVSGVKGLARRRRPAWAFLRNPLHPASATAIRQARAAGS, from the coding sequence ATTCTCGGCGGGTCGTTCAATCCGGCCCATGCCGGGCACCGGCACATCAGCCTGTTCGCTCTGAAGGCGTTGGGGCTCGACCGGGTCTGGTGGATGGTCAGCCCGCAGAACCCGCTGAAGTCCGCTGCCGGCATGGCGTCTCTGCCCGAACGGCTGGCTGAGGCGCGGGCTGTCGCCGCCCATCCGCGGATCGAGGTGACGGCGCTCGAGACGGCGCTCGGCACCCGCTTCACCGCCGATACGCTGGCGAAGCTTCAACTCCGCTTCCCCAAAACCCGCTTCGTCTGGTTGATGGGAGCGGACAATCTGCGACAAATTCCGCGTTGGAAGCTTTGGACACGAATCTTCGACTCGGTGGCCGTTGCGGTTTTCGCCCGTCCCACCTATTCTCTTAATGCGCTGAGCGGCAAGGCCGCCCAGCGTTTCACCCGTCGGCGGGTGTCCGTGTCGGGGGTAAAAGGGCTGGCGCGCCGCAGGCGGCCGGCCTGGGCGTTCTTACGCAACCCCCTGCATCCGGCCTCGGCGACGGCGATCCGGCAGGCACGGGCCGCCGGGTCGTGA
- the rlmH gene encoding 23S rRNA (pseudouridine(1915)-N(3))-methyltransferase RlmH, with translation MRLWLAAVGRSRGGPTRDLFDEYVGRLGWPFTLKEVEVKKRLSSDELKRQEAELLLAAIPAGAIVVALDERGKALPSESFAAKIGDWRDRGAGDLAFLIGGADGHGDAVRARADFLLAFGPMTWPHMLVRGMLAEQLYRAQQILAGHPYHRS, from the coding sequence ATGCGTTTGTGGCTCGCCGCCGTCGGGCGGTCGCGGGGCGGACCGACCCGCGACCTGTTCGACGAGTATGTCGGCCGGCTCGGCTGGCCCTTTACCCTGAAGGAGGTCGAGGTGAAGAAGCGCCTCTCCTCCGACGAATTGAAGCGGCAGGAGGCCGAGCTGCTGCTCGCCGCCATACCGGCCGGCGCCATCGTCGTGGCGCTGGATGAACGCGGCAAGGCGCTGCCCAGCGAGAGCTTCGCCGCCAAGATCGGCGACTGGCGCGACCGCGGCGCCGGCGACCTTGCCTTCCTGATCGGCGGCGCCGACGGCCATGGCGACGCGGTGCGCGCGCGGGCCGATTTCCTGCTCGCCTTCGGGCCGATGACCTGGCCCCACATGCTGGTGCGCGGCATGCTTGCGGAGCAACTCTATCGCGCCCAACAAATTCTTGCCGGCCATCCCTATCACAGATCCTGA
- a CDS encoding STAS domain-containing protein has protein sequence MSLIKWTEEDGGRIRLGLPNDLDLPMAQPLLDSLRAAFKASADVTIQADAVERISAACIQALVVAARDAADRGAAFVLAAPSEVLSEACEDLGLAAWLKQWSRA, from the coding sequence GTGTCGCTGATCAAGTGGACGGAGGAGGATGGCGGACGGATTCGCCTGGGCTTGCCCAACGACCTGGACCTGCCCATGGCGCAACCTCTGCTCGACAGCCTGCGCGCCGCCTTCAAGGCGTCAGCGGACGTCACCATCCAGGCGGACGCGGTGGAGCGGATCAGCGCCGCCTGCATCCAGGCCCTGGTCGTCGCCGCCCGCGATGCGGCCGACCGCGGCGCCGCCTTCGTCCTGGCCGCCCCGTCCGAGGTCCTGTCCGAAGCGTGCGAGGATCTGGGTCTCGCCGCCTGGCTGAAGCAATGGAGCCGAGCGTGA
- a CDS encoding RNA pyrophosphohydrolase encodes MTSPIDRDTLPYRPCVGIMLLNDRGQVFVAKRCGSEADWQMPQGGIDEGEDARTAAFRELEEEIGTAKADFIAMTAAPHRYDLPDDLLGKVWKGRWRGQEQMWMLARFTGDEADIRLDTDHPEFDAWKWIDAEELPGLIVAFKRPVYESVLAEFRPLIARLKG; translated from the coding sequence ATGACCTCCCCCATCGACCGCGACACCCTTCCCTACCGCCCCTGCGTCGGGATCATGCTGCTGAACGACCGAGGCCAAGTCTTCGTCGCGAAGCGCTGCGGGTCGGAGGCCGACTGGCAGATGCCCCAGGGCGGCATCGACGAGGGCGAGGACGCCCGCACCGCCGCCTTCCGCGAGCTGGAGGAGGAGATCGGCACCGCCAAGGCCGACTTCATCGCCATGACCGCCGCTCCCCACCGCTACGACCTGCCCGACGACCTGCTGGGCAAGGTGTGGAAGGGCCGCTGGCGCGGGCAGGAGCAGATGTGGATGCTGGCCCGCTTCACCGGCGACGAGGCCGACATCCGGCTCGACACCGACCATCCGGAATTCGATGCCTGGAAATGGATCGACGCGGAGGAACTGCCGGGCCTGATCGTCGCCTTCAAACGCCCGGTCTACGAATCGGTCCTGGCCGAGTTCCGCCCGTTGATCGCCCGGCTGAAAGGCTGA
- the gpmI gene encoding 2,3-bisphosphoglycerate-independent phosphoglycerate mutase encodes MTETNRPRPVVLCILDGWGYREERSDNAIALGDTPNWDRLWSAEPTAFLDASEEEVGLPKGQMGNSEVGHMNLGAGRVVMQDLVMIDHAIVQGDLERNAALNDLVKTMHKTGGRVHLMGLLSPGGVHSHQDHIAALAGVLSREGVPVAVHAFTDGRDVPPQSAKDQVAEFMADVFELPGVEVATVIGRYYAMDRDKRWDRVAKAYAAMTKAEGEHAADPIQAIEQSYAADKHDEFILPTVIGGYAGMKDGDAILMANFRADRAREILAAYVDEDFDGFSVDGAPKLAAVVGMVEYSSSLAKLMTTIFPPKSLTKVLGEVVSEAGMKQLRIAETEKYPHVTFFFNGGEERVYEGEDRILVPSPKVATYDLQPEMSASEVTDKLVGAIDSGKYDLIVVNFANPDMVGHSGMLDAAIKAVQAVDGSLGQVEAAVRRAGGTMLVTADHGNCELMKDPETGGPHTAHTLDKVPLVLVNGPAGARIESGRLADIAPTLLDLLGLPKPAEMTGRNLLVRSAARAAAE; translated from the coding sequence ATGACCGAGACCAACCGACCCCGCCCCGTCGTCCTCTGCATCCTGGACGGCTGGGGCTATCGCGAGGAGCGGTCCGACAACGCGATTGCGCTGGGCGATACCCCGAATTGGGACCGTCTGTGGTCGGCCGAACCGACGGCCTTCCTCGACGCCAGCGAGGAGGAGGTCGGCCTGCCCAAGGGTCAGATGGGCAACTCCGAGGTCGGGCACATGAATCTCGGCGCCGGCCGGGTCGTCATGCAGGACCTCGTGATGATCGACCATGCCATCGTCCAGGGCGATCTGGAGCGCAACGCGGCGCTGAACGATCTCGTGAAGACGATGCACAAGACCGGCGGGCGCGTCCATCTGATGGGCCTGCTGTCGCCGGGCGGTGTGCATTCCCACCAGGACCACATCGCGGCGCTGGCCGGCGTGCTGTCGCGCGAGGGCGTGCCGGTGGCGGTCCACGCCTTCACCGACGGCCGCGACGTGCCGCCGCAGAGCGCCAAGGATCAGGTCGCCGAGTTCATGGCCGACGTCTTCGAGCTGCCGGGCGTCGAGGTGGCGACCGTCATCGGCCGCTATTACGCGATGGACCGCGACAAGCGCTGGGACCGCGTCGCCAAGGCCTATGCCGCGATGACCAAGGCGGAGGGCGAGCATGCCGCCGACCCGATCCAGGCGATCGAGCAGAGCTATGCCGCCGACAAGCATGACGAGTTCATCCTGCCGACGGTGATCGGCGGCTATGCCGGCATGAAGGACGGCGACGCCATCCTGATGGCGAATTTCCGCGCCGACCGCGCCCGCGAGATCCTGGCCGCCTATGTCGATGAGGATTTCGACGGCTTCTCCGTCGACGGCGCGCCGAAGCTGGCCGCCGTGGTCGGCATGGTCGAATATTCGTCGTCGCTGGCCAAGCTGATGACCACCATCTTTCCGCCGAAATCCCTGACCAAGGTGCTTGGCGAGGTGGTTTCCGAGGCCGGAATGAAGCAGCTGCGCATCGCCGAGACGGAGAAGTATCCGCACGTCACCTTCTTCTTCAACGGTGGCGAGGAGCGGGTGTATGAGGGCGAGGACCGCATCCTGGTCCCGTCGCCGAAGGTCGCCACCTACGATCTCCAGCCGGAGATGTCGGCTTCGGAAGTGACCGACAAGCTGGTCGGCGCCATCGATTCCGGCAAGTACGACCTGATCGTCGTCAACTTCGCCAACCCCGACATGGTCGGCCACAGCGGCATGCTCGACGCCGCCATCAAGGCGGTGCAGGCGGTCGACGGCAGCCTGGGGCAGGTGGAGGCCGCGGTGCGCCGCGCCGGTGGCACCATGCTGGTCACCGCCGACCATGGCAACTGCGAGCTGATGAAGGACCCGGAGACCGGCGGCCCGCACACCGCCCACACGCTGGACAAGGTTCCGCTGGTGCTGGTCAACGGCCCGGCCGGCGCCCGCATCGAGAGCGGCCGTCTGGCTGACATCGCCCCGACCCTGCTCGACCTGCTGGGCTTGCCCAAGCCGGCCGAGATGACTGGCCGCAACCTGCTGGTCCGCAGCGCCGCGCGCGCGGCGGCGGAGTAA
- a CDS encoding response regulator, whose translation MEPSVKKKVMTVDDSRTMRDMVSFTLRGAGYDVVEAADGQQAMSAIAATKVDLVITDLNMPVMDGLTLIRKLRAIPAHRTLPILMLTTEADESKKAEGRAAGATGWIVKPFNPDKLVSVVQKVCG comes from the coding sequence ATGGAGCCGAGCGTGAAGAAGAAAGTGATGACGGTGGACGACTCGCGGACCATGCGTGACATGGTGTCCTTCACCCTGCGCGGCGCCGGCTATGACGTGGTGGAGGCCGCCGACGGCCAGCAGGCGATGAGCGCCATCGCCGCCACCAAGGTCGATCTGGTCATCACCGACCTGAACATGCCGGTGATGGACGGGCTGACCCTGATCCGCAAGCTGCGCGCCATTCCCGCCCACCGAACCCTGCCGATCCTGATGCTGACCACCGAAGCGGACGAGAGCAAGAAGGCGGAGGGCCGGGCGGCCGGAGCCACCGGCTGGATCGTAAAGCCCTTCAACCCCGACAAGCTGGTGTCGGTGGTGCAGAAGGTCTGCGGCTGA
- a CDS encoding sulfite exporter TauE/SafE family protein, translated as MLTLLLIVSAFFAGVLNAVAGGGSFLTFPALILAGVPPLNANATSTVAVSPGALASAFGYRRELGRIRDIHLPSFLGISLVGGLLGALLLLWTPQRTFEVIVPWLLLFATLLFAIGPTASAWVRRNFTIGHGTVLAVQFLIAIYGGYFGGGIGILILATLGVFGLTDLHAMNGLKSLVSGCLNAVAVAAFVAGGAVYWTEALIMLVAAMAGGYAGASVARHIPPPVLRKLVILVGAAMTVYFFVTKA; from the coding sequence ATGCTGACGCTGCTGCTGATCGTCTCCGCCTTTTTCGCCGGCGTGCTGAACGCCGTGGCCGGGGGCGGCAGCTTCCTGACCTTCCCGGCGCTGATCCTGGCCGGCGTGCCGCCGCTGAACGCCAACGCCACCAGCACCGTCGCGGTGTCGCCCGGCGCGCTGGCCAGCGCCTTCGGCTACCGGCGGGAACTGGGCCGCATCCGCGACATCCACCTGCCCTCCTTCCTCGGCATCAGCCTCGTCGGCGGGCTTTTGGGCGCGCTTCTGCTGCTGTGGACGCCACAACGGACCTTCGAGGTCATCGTGCCGTGGCTGCTGCTGTTCGCGACCCTGCTGTTCGCCATCGGCCCGACGGCGTCAGCCTGGGTCCGCCGCAACTTCACCATCGGCCACGGCACGGTGCTGGCGGTGCAGTTCCTGATCGCGATCTATGGCGGCTATTTCGGCGGCGGCATCGGCATCCTGATCCTGGCGACGCTCGGCGTCTTCGGCCTGACCGACCTGCATGCGATGAACGGGCTGAAGTCGCTGGTCTCCGGCTGCCTGAACGCGGTGGCGGTGGCCGCCTTCGTCGCCGGCGGGGCTGTCTATTGGACGGAAGCGCTGATCATGCTGGTCGCCGCCATGGCCGGCGGCTATGCCGGCGCCTCGGTCGCCCGCCACATCCCGCCGCCGGTCCTGCGCAAGCTGGTGATCCTGGTGGGGGCGGCGATGACCGTCTATTTCTTCGTCACGAAAGCCTGA
- a CDS encoding chemotaxis protein CheA, with protein sequence MDDLSRFKQTYFDESAELLAVAEAGLLRLAPGEIDMDEVNAIFRAVHSIKGGGGAFGFNDLVAFAHEFETVMDGVRNAEIPVTTELVDTLIRANDVLARLLAHAADETDAPAGTTDETVTALRRFLDKTGAPAEEQLSAPADSLYPDDEDDEAGIFGDALAAIQAARDDQPATVMSAPVPEGKLRWTIVFRPKAELLLSGNEPTYMLRALRRLGDAEVVCHLDKLPSLRDLDAELLHLSWTVTLLADPQIDRAQIDDVFEFVADDCDIRISAEAPPPAIIEPADPLPAANLPEPAAPGSPPAAPTPATTPGSPGAAKTGDGAKRGNGGDHSGPTTHTIRVDLDKIDRLVNMVGEMVITQAMIAEHLRDLPPGQFQELLEGLESLAQHTRELRESVMSIRAQPVSSVFSRMPRLVRECAAATGKEVMLVTSGETTEVDKTVVENLVDPLTHMIRNSIDHGLEGPEERERIGKPRAGTVHLSAAHRSGRIVIEVTDDGRGINRAKVLSKAIEKGLVQPGSSLSDDEIDNLIFLPGFSTADQVSNLSGRGVGMDVVRRNISSLGGRIGVYSTPGEGSRFVLSLPLTLAVLDGMVISVGDERFVLPLTNIVESLRPKPADLHGLVNKCDVMMARGEYVRLVHLHRLFGIPKAIDDATKGLVVLVETEDGSRLGLVVDEVLGQQQVVIKSLEANFRRLDGVAAATILGDGRVALILDVAGLREMSRHGAGNGAITQPSSFLPAPADRSDQRQRQTV encoded by the coding sequence GTGGACGATCTCAGCCGCTTCAAGCAGACCTACTTCGACGAAAGCGCCGAGTTGCTGGCCGTCGCCGAGGCAGGGCTGCTGCGCCTCGCCCCCGGCGAGATCGACATGGACGAGGTGAACGCGATCTTCCGCGCGGTCCATTCGATCAAGGGCGGCGGCGGCGCTTTCGGCTTCAACGACCTCGTCGCCTTCGCGCACGAGTTCGAGACGGTGATGGACGGCGTGCGCAATGCCGAGATTCCGGTCACCACCGAGCTGGTCGATACGCTGATCCGCGCCAACGACGTGCTGGCCCGGCTGCTGGCCCATGCCGCCGACGAAACCGATGCGCCGGCCGGCACCACCGACGAGACCGTCACTGCGCTGCGCCGCTTTCTCGACAAGACCGGAGCACCGGCGGAGGAGCAGCTCTCCGCGCCCGCGGATTCCCTCTATCCCGACGACGAGGATGACGAGGCCGGCATCTTCGGCGATGCACTGGCCGCCATCCAGGCCGCCCGCGACGACCAGCCTGCCACCGTCATGTCTGCCCCGGTGCCGGAGGGAAAGCTCCGCTGGACCATCGTCTTCCGCCCGAAGGCCGAACTGCTTCTGTCCGGCAACGAGCCGACCTACATGCTGCGCGCCTTGCGCCGTCTCGGCGACGCGGAGGTCGTCTGCCATCTGGACAAGCTGCCCTCCCTGCGCGACCTCGACGCCGAACTGCTGCACCTGTCCTGGACGGTGACGCTGCTGGCCGATCCGCAGATCGACCGCGCCCAGATCGACGACGTGTTCGAGTTCGTCGCCGACGACTGCGACATCCGCATCAGTGCCGAGGCACCGCCCCCCGCCATCATCGAGCCGGCTGATCCTCTGCCGGCCGCCAACCTGCCGGAACCGGCGGCGCCCGGCTCTCCTCCGGCGGCCCCCACCCCGGCAACCACACCCGGCTCCCCCGGCGCTGCGAAGACCGGCGACGGCGCCAAGCGCGGCAATGGCGGCGACCATTCCGGTCCGACAACCCACACCATCCGCGTCGACCTCGACAAGATCGACCGGCTGGTCAACATGGTCGGCGAGATGGTCATCACCCAGGCGATGATCGCGGAGCATCTGCGCGACCTGCCGCCCGGCCAGTTCCAGGAACTGCTGGAGGGGCTGGAAAGCCTTGCCCAGCACACCCGCGAACTGCGCGAGAGCGTGATGTCGATCCGCGCCCAGCCGGTCTCCAGCGTCTTCTCGCGCATGCCGCGGCTGGTGCGCGAATGCGCCGCCGCCACCGGCAAGGAGGTGATGCTGGTGACGTCGGGCGAGACGACGGAGGTCGACAAGACGGTGGTCGAGAACCTCGTCGATCCGCTGACCCACATGATCCGCAACTCGATCGACCATGGGCTGGAAGGCCCCGAGGAACGGGAACGGATCGGCAAGCCGCGCGCCGGCACCGTGCATCTGTCGGCCGCCCACCGCTCCGGCCGCATCGTGATCGAGGTGACCGACGACGGCCGCGGCATCAACCGGGCCAAGGTGCTGTCCAAGGCCATCGAGAAGGGGCTGGTCCAGCCCGGATCCAGCCTGTCGGACGATGAGATCGACAACCTGATCTTCCTGCCCGGCTTCTCCACCGCCGATCAGGTGTCGAACCTGTCCGGCCGCGGCGTCGGCATGGACGTGGTGCGGCGGAACATCTCCAGCCTGGGCGGGCGCATCGGCGTCTATTCGACGCCGGGCGAGGGCTCGCGCTTCGTCCTGTCGCTGCCGCTGACGCTGGCGGTGCTGGACGGCATGGTGATCTCGGTGGGGGACGAGCGTTTCGTCCTGCCGCTGACCAACATCGTGGAAAGCCTGAGGCCCAAGCCCGCCGACCTGCATGGGCTGGTGAACAAGTGCGACGTGATGATGGCGCGCGGCGAGTATGTGCGGCTCGTCCACCTGCACCGGCTGTTCGGCATCCCCAAGGCCATCGACGATGCCACCAAGGGGCTGGTCGTGCTGGTGGAGACGGAGGACGGCTCCCGCCTCGGCCTTGTGGTCGACGAGGTGCTGGGCCAGCAGCAGGTCGTCATCAAGAGCCTGGAGGCCAATTTCCGCCGTCTGGACGGTGTGGCCGCCGCGACCATCCTGGGCGACGGCCGGGTCGCCCTGATCCTGGACGTGGCCGGTCTGCGCGAAATGAGCCGCCACGGCGCCGGCAACGGCGCCATCACCCAGCCCTCCTCATTCCTGCCCGCCCCGGCGGACAGGTCCGACCAGCGTCAACGCCAAACGGTTTGA
- a CDS encoding glutamate-5-semialdehyde dehydrogenase produces MSALLDTTDALHDEMLSLGSKARAAAAALATVPGPSKDRALRAAAAAIRARAAEIKAANAEDMANARDLSGPMRERLMLDDTRIEAMAKGLEDIADFPDPIGGVLAEWTRPNGLRIQRVRVPLGVVGIIYESRPNVTADAGGICLKSGNAAILRGGSESIRSSRAIASCLAQGLREAGLPEAAIQLVPTTDRAAVGHMLTMRDFIDVIIPRGGKSLIQRIADESRVPVIKHLDGNCHVYVDAAADLETARKVVLNAKMRRTSICGAAETLLVDRAIAGTALPVLVKDLLDAGCAVRGDAAAQAADPRVTAVAPEDWDTEYLDAIIACGVVDGVDAAIDHINAHSSHHTESILTEDPAAAERFLSRVDSGIVLWNASTQFADGGEFGMGAEIGISTDKFHARGPVGAEQLTSYKYVVRGDGQTRP; encoded by the coding sequence ATGTCCGCCCTGCTCGATACCACCGACGCCCTGCACGACGAGATGCTGTCCCTCGGCAGCAAGGCCCGCGCCGCCGCGGCCGCGCTGGCGACCGTGCCAGGACCGTCGAAGGACCGGGCGCTGAGGGCGGCTGCGGCGGCCATCCGCGCCCGCGCCGCCGAGATCAAGGCGGCGAATGCCGAGGACATGGCGAACGCCCGCGACCTGTCCGGCCCCATGCGCGAACGGCTGATGCTGGACGACACGCGCATCGAGGCGATGGCCAAGGGCCTGGAGGACATCGCCGATTTCCCCGATCCCATCGGCGGCGTGCTGGCGGAATGGACGCGGCCCAACGGACTGCGCATCCAGCGCGTCCGCGTGCCGCTGGGCGTCGTCGGCATCATCTATGAAAGCCGGCCCAACGTGACGGCGGACGCCGGCGGCATCTGCCTGAAGTCGGGCAACGCCGCCATCCTGCGCGGCGGGTCGGAGAGCATCCGCTCGTCCCGCGCCATCGCGTCCTGTCTGGCCCAGGGCCTGCGTGAGGCCGGATTGCCGGAGGCTGCGATCCAGCTGGTGCCGACCACCGACCGCGCCGCCGTCGGCCACATGCTGACCATGCGGGACTTTATCGACGTCATCATCCCGCGCGGCGGCAAGTCGCTGATCCAGCGCATCGCCGACGAGAGCCGGGTGCCGGTCATCAAGCATCTGGACGGCAACTGCCACGTCTATGTCGATGCCGCCGCCGATCTGGAGACGGCGCGCAAGGTGGTTCTGAACGCCAAGATGCGCCGCACTTCCATCTGCGGTGCCGCCGAGACGCTGCTGGTCGACCGCGCCATCGCCGGCACGGCGCTGCCGGTTCTGGTGAAGGATCTGCTGGATGCCGGCTGCGCCGTGCGTGGTGACGCGGCGGCCCAGGCGGCCGATCCGCGGGTGACGGCTGTGGCGCCGGAGGATTGGGACACCGAATACCTCGACGCCATCATCGCCTGCGGCGTGGTGGACGGGGTGGATGCCGCCATCGACCACATCAACGCCCACAGCTCCCACCACACTGAATCGATCCTGACCGAGGATCCGGCGGCGGCGGAGCGGTTCCTGTCCCGCGTGGACAGCGGCATCGTGCTGTGGAACGCCTCGACCCAGTTCGCCGACGGCGGCGAGTTCGGCATGGGTGCCGAGATCGGCATCTCCACCGACAAGTTCCACGCCCGCGGCCCGGTGGGTGCGGAGCAGCTGACCAGCTACAAGTATGTCGTGCGCGGCGATGGCCAGACGCGGCCTTGA
- a CDS encoding chemotaxis protein CheW, protein MSSSTAIATVNSRTDIQPAGAAVNGTEEQYVTFTVGSEEYGVNILAVREIRGWTPESRLPNLPDYVRGVINLRGIIIPIFDLRARFGGGPTQVTKRHVVVVMQVGERTRGILVDAISDILAIGHDAIKPPPDVDSGLVDAEYLSGLYTAENRMVTLLNVEKLFAGEHADQDPGPRTPALEAT, encoded by the coding sequence ATGAGCAGTTCCACCGCAATCGCCACCGTCAATTCCCGCACCGATATCCAGCCCGCCGGCGCCGCCGTCAACGGGACGGAGGAGCAATATGTCACCTTCACGGTCGGCAGCGAGGAATATGGCGTCAACATCCTGGCAGTCAGGGAAATCCGCGGCTGGACACCGGAAAGCCGCTTGCCCAATCTTCCCGACTATGTGCGCGGCGTGATCAATCTGCGCGGCATCATCATCCCGATCTTCGACCTGCGCGCCCGCTTCGGCGGCGGCCCCACCCAGGTGACCAAGCGCCATGTCGTGGTGGTGATGCAGGTGGGCGAGCGCACGCGCGGCATCCTGGTCGATGCGATCTCCGACATCCTGGCCATCGGCCATGATGCGATCAAGCCGCCGCCCGACGTGGACAGCGGCCTGGTCGATGCGGAGTATCTGAGCGGCCTCTACACCGCCGAGAACCGGATGGTGACCCTGCTGAACGTCGAGAAGCTGTTCGCCGGCGAACATGCCGACCAGGACCCAGGCCCGCGCACGCCGGCGCTCGAAGCCACCTGA